A genomic stretch from Falco cherrug isolate bFalChe1 chromosome 3, bFalChe1.pri, whole genome shotgun sequence includes:
- the POLR2K gene encoding DNA-directed RNA polymerases I, II, and III subunit RPABC4 — MDSQKDVQPPKQQPMIYICGECHTENEIKARDPIRCRECGYRIMYKKRTKRLVVFDAR, encoded by the exons ATGGATTCACAGAAGGATGTGCAGcctccaaagcagcagccaatGATTTACATTTGTGGAG AATGTCATacagaaaatgagataaaaGCAAGAGATCCTATCAGATGCAGAGAATGTGGCTACAGAATAATGTACAAGAAGAGGACAAAAAGAT TGGTGGTTTTTGATGCCCGATGA